In Takifugu flavidus isolate HTHZ2018 chromosome 13, ASM371156v2, whole genome shotgun sequence, the following are encoded in one genomic region:
- the fkbp4 gene encoding peptidyl-prolyl cis-trans isomerase FKBP4 isoform X2: MTMTADEMKLEGPQCTPIEGEDVTPKQDGGVLKLVKREGTGTELPMTGDQVFVHYEGRFLDGTLFDHSRSRNDWFSFVLGKGQVIKAWDVGVATMKVGELCQLICKPEYAYGSAGSPPKIPPNATLVFEIELFDFKGDDITEDEDGGIIRRTLNKGQGYSKPNEGATVDVTLEGSWEGRVFDKRELKFEVGDGESHGLPVGVEKAIAAMEQEEESFFTIKPKYGFGNAGNATYGIPGGATLQYKIKLNAFEKTKESWEMNSEEKLEQSCIVKEKGTQYFKEGKYKQAALQYKKIISWLEHESGLSEEDEKKAKALRLAAHLNLAMCFLKMNEPNKALENCDQALELDESNEKALFRRGEALFGLNEFDRAKNCFQQVVELYPANRAARSQVSICQKRIREQHLKDKLIYANMFEIFAERDLKDVERVKTDNQQKREEAMEIDKTEKEVASKTKA; this comes from the exons ATGACAATGACTGCAGACGAGATGAAGCTTGAAGGACCACAGTGCACCCCGATAGAGGGAGAGGACGTGACACCGAAGCAAGACGGAGGGGTTTTGAAG CTGGTGAAGAGGGAAGGCACAGGCACGGAGCTGCCCATGACTGGAGACCAAGTATTCGTGCATTATGAGGGCAGGTTTCTGGACGGAACTCTGTTTGACCACAGCAGGTCGAGAAATGACTGGTTCTCCTTCGTGTTGGGCAAAG GTCAAGTAATAAAGGCATGGGACGTCGGGGTGGCCACGATGAAAGTTGGAGAATTGTGCCAGCTCATCTGTAAGCCAGAGTATGCATATGGATCTGCAGGCAGCCCACCCAAGATTCCCCCAAACGCCACTCTTGTTTTTGAG ATAGAACTGTTTGACTTTAAAGGAGATGACATTACCGAAGATGAGGACGGAGGAATCATCCGTCGAACTCTCAACAAAGGACAAGGGTATTCCAAGCCAAATGAAGGAGCAACAGTTGACG TGACTCTGGAGGGTTCCTGGGAGGGCCGTGTGTTTGATAAGAGAGAACTGAAGTTTGAGGTGGGTGATGGGGAGAGTCACGGCTTGCCAGTTGGAGTAGAAAAAGCCATTGCAGCtatggagcaggaagaggagtccTTTTTCACCATTAAACCCAA GTATGGCTTTGGGAATGCAGGAAATGCCACTTATGGCATTCCTGGAGGAGCAACACTGCAATACAAAATTAAACTAAATGCCTTTGAAAAG ACCAAAGAATCGTGGGAGATGAACTCGGAAGAGAAACTGGAACAAAGCTGCATTGTCAAGGAGAAAGGAACACAGTACTTTAAG GAAGGTAAATACAAGCAGGCGGCGTTGCAGTACAAAAAGATCATTTCATGGCTGGAACATGAATCTGGGTTGTCGGAAGAGGATGAGAAGAAAGCCAAAGCACTGCGACTGGCTGCACATCTCAACCTGGCCATGTGCTTCCTCAAGATGAACGAGCCCAACAAGGCTCTGGAAAACTGTGACCAG GCCCTGGAGTTGGACGAATCCAATGAGAAAGCTCTGTTCCGCAGGGGGGAGGCACTCTTCGGTTTGAACGAATTTGACAGGGCCAAAAATTGCTTCCAGCAAGTGGTTGAGCTGTACCCTGCTAATAGAGCTGCCAGGAGCCAG GTGTCAATTTGTCAGAAACGCATCAGGGAGCAGCACCTGAAGGACAAACTTATTTATGCCAACATGTTTGAAATATTTGCAGAGAGGGACTTAAAG GATGTGGAGAGGGTGAAGACTGACAACCAGCAGAAAAGGGAGGAAGCAATGGAGATTGACAAAACGGAGAAGGAAGTTGCGAGCAAAACCAAGGCTTAG
- the b4galnt3b gene encoding LOW QUALITY PROTEIN: beta-1,4-N-acetylgalactosaminyltransferase 3 (The sequence of the model RefSeq protein was modified relative to this genomic sequence to represent the inferred CDS: deleted 1 base in 1 codon), whose amino-acid sequence MMATFFPLKKLRRNTRHLLFLAILLAGLAAVYHEMVASKAWSSDTSMTSDGSSWRRATADEGVRRGQPVNSVEDSTAWRFTNAQQTWKPEYKGQANLHVFEDWCGSSAVDLRRNMHYPLYPHSRTTVQKLAVSPQWTNYGLRIFGYLHPYANGEFVFALSSDDNSELWLSTDDSPLNVEMLAYVGKTGAEWSAPGEFTKYSSQTSKPVLLSMQRRYFFEIIHKQNDRGTDHVEVAWQLLYHDVRFTVISSQHISLYVDESALLLTDVAHIPQTTASHRQSPAKQQGPTTDAQREDRRDSLYQVPLIDSSFLKGILPDCVYKPSYTIKDFPLQRYQGLQFVHMSYIYPNDFTRLTHMETENSCFYPENPSYMKMFGFSRYMRLDRPEKPSQGKGKSLRDFGFQRRKSALEGDYAHDVYHREKELSPEKKDDAHFPDYGDDYDDYVQRRRRKLFSVFTNDFKSTLENTTGAGPTWQGRQKQTNVTQNVSQPQAESQRPAKPVKSTILPTSKHLLHLQQNPSRVNIEDQIKIITPLKPKRSFGQAKRAKVETAKEPKPVIAFGNKLHHINGAEERLGPRQRHVQRAQKMIEAQQKLKRPQLEEEEEEHLVNLKRGQPGESFIQRDTDARKNLREKEIEINVPLQKDVENGIRNPVMMDKEKNGNKWSEPRDEDLEAWAEEGDNGGLNERGNRKRGRDSVWSLGDDFKGTEEEDPTPPPVFDTDVNWSQTFQVNHLDLQAHRSDWIDLRCNVSGNLLLEASHALPIVKAFVEKLNEKHKWQFTLVRVVNVVKRIDGVQGSRYLLELELTDVRGQLLRLSHYIYALTRYSRHPGKDFGFGPVKPQQVLCNPVGFRWYPAATVHFIVPVKNQARWVQQLITDMEQLFRVTGDINFNLIITDYNSTDMDVRKALEKSSLPRYEYVKLSGNFERSAGLQAGIDLINDDHSIVFLCDLHIYFPPSIIDTIRKHCVEGYMAFAPIVLRLDCGATPSEAKGYWEVNGFGLLGIYKSDLDKVGGMNTREFTDRWGGEDWELLDRILQAGMEVERIYLRNFFHHYHSKRGMWNRRLLPKRT is encoded by the exons ATGATGGCGACTTTCTTCCCCTTAAAGAAACTGCGGCGGAACACCAGACATCTTCTGTTCCTGGCGATCTTACTGGCCGGACTCGCCGCCGTCTACCATGAGATGGTCGCTTCCAAAGCGTGGAGCAGTGACACCA GTATGACTTCTgacggcagcagctggagacgaGCCACGGCCGATGAAGGG gtcaGGAGGGGCCAACCAGTGAATTCTGTGGAGGATTCAACTGCTTGGAGGTTTACTAATGCTCAACAAACCTGGAAACcagag tACAAAGGACAAGCGAATCTGCACGTGTTTGAGGACTGGTGTGGCAGCTCTGCTGTCGACCTCCGCAGGAACATGCACTACCCGCTCTATCCTCAT TCCCGGACAACTGTGCAGAAGTTGGCTGTCTCTCCACAGTGGACCAACTACGGGCTCAGGATATTTGGCTATCTACATCCATACGCTAATG GAGAATTTGTGTTTGCGCTGAGCTCTGATGACAACTCTGAATTGTGGCTGAGCACAGATGACTCTCCCCTTAATGTAGAGATGTTGGCATATGTTGGAAAA ACCGGCGCAGAATGGTCAGCTCCCGGGGAGTTCACCAAATACTCCAGCCAAACCTCTAAACCAGTTTT GCTGTCCATGCAGAGGAGGTACTTTTTTGAAATCATTCACAAGCAAAACGACAGAGGGACGGACCATGTAGAAGTGGCA TGGCAGCTCCTTTATCACGATGTGAGGTTCACGGTGATTAGCTCGCAGCACATCTCCCTATATGTCG ATGAGAGCGCACTGTTGCTGACTGATGTTGCCCACATACCACAGACAACTGCAAGCCACCGACAGTCCCCCGCAAAACAGCAGGGTCCAACAACAGACGCGCAACGGGAAGACCGGCGAGACTCTCTCTACCAGG TGCCTTTGATTGACAGCAGCTTCCTAAAAGGCATTCTGCCCGACTGCGTGTACAAACCCAGCTACACAATTAAAGACTTTCCTCTGCAGCGCTACCAAGGACTACAattt GTTCACATGTCCTACATCTACCCCAACGACTTCACGCGACTCACACACATGGAAACGGAGAATAGCTGCTTCTACCCAGAGAACCCCAGCTACATGAAGAT GTTTGGTTTTTCCAGATACATGAGATTAGACCGTCCTGAGAAACCGTCGCAGGGAAAAGGAAAGTCACTCCGGG ATTTTGGTTTCCAAAGGAGGAAGTCGGCGCTAGAAGGCGATTATGCCCATGACGTCTATCACAGAGAAAAAGAACTCAGCCCGGAGAAGAAAGACGATGCACATTTTCCAGATTATGGTGATGACTATGATGATTATGTTCAGAGGCGAAGGCGGAAGCTTTTCTCCGTGTTTACCAATGACTTTAAAAGCACCTTGGAGAACACCACTGGTGCAGGGCCTACATGGCAGGGGAGGCAAAAGCAGACTAACGTCACTCAGAATGTCTCACAACCTCAGGCTGAGTCACAGAGGCCTGCCAAGCCTGTGAAGTCAACCATACTACCAACTTCAAAACACCTCCTGCACCTGCAACAGAACCCCAGCAGGGTGAATATAGAGGACCAGATTAAAATAATAACGCCTTTAAAACCTAAGAGAAGCTTTGGACAAGCAAAAAGAGCAAAGGTAGAGACAGCAAAAGAGCCAAAACCAGTGATAGCATTTGGCAATAAGCTGCATCATATCAATGGAGCAGAAGAGCGCCTCGGTCCCAGACAGCGTCACGTCCAGAGAGCCCAGAAAATGATAGAAGCCCAGCAGAAGCTCAAGCGTCCTCAGcttgaagaggaggaagaggagcacctTGTCAATCTTAAGAGAGGTCAGCCAGGTGAAAGCTTTATTCAGAGGGACACAGATGCCAGGAAAAATCTCAGGGAAAAAGAGATCGAGATTAACGTGCCTCTACAGAAGGATGTGGAAAACGGCATCCGCAATCCAGTGATGatggataaagaaaaaaatgggaatAAATGGTCAGAGCCAAGAGATGAAGACCTTGAAGCATGGGCAGAGGAGGGAGATAACGGGGGTTTAAACgaaagaggaaacaggaagcgtgGCAGAGACTCTGTGTGGTCACTAGGAGATGACTTCAAaggcacagaggaagaggaccccacccccccacctgtgTTTGATACTGATGTCAACTGGAGCCAGACATTCCAGGTCAACCACCTGGACCTTCAGGCGCATCGATCCGATTGGATCGACCTGCGGTGCAACGTCTCGGGCAACCTGCTCCTCGAAGCCAGTCATGCTCTGCCCATCGTCAAGGCGTTCGTGGAAAAACTTAATGAAAAGCACAAATG GCAGTTTACATTGGTGCGTGTAGTTAACGTGGTGAAGCGAATAGATGGCGTCCAGGGAAGCCGATacctgctggagctggaactGACAGATGTGCGCGgccagctgctccgtctgtcaCATTACATCTACGCTCTGACTCGCTACAGCAGGCACCCCGGAAAGGATTTCGGCTTTGGACCAGTGAAGCCACAGCAGGTGCTTTGCAATCCGGTGGGCTTCCGCTGGTATCCGGCTGCGACGGTCCACTTCATAGTGCCAG TTAAAAACCAGGCTCGGTGGGTGCAGCAGCTGATTACTGACATGGAGCAGCTCTTTCGAGTGACTGGAGACATCAACTTTAACCTCATCATCACTGACTACAACAGCACTGACATGGATGTGAGGAAGGCTCTGGAGAAATCCTCGCTCCCCAG ATACGAGTATGTGAAGCTGAGTGGAAACTTTGAGCGCTCCGCTGGTCTGCAAGCAGGCATCGACCTTATAAAC GATGACCACAgcattgtgtttctgtgtgaccTTCACATCtacttccctccatccatcatcgaTACCATCAGGAAGCACTGTGTGGAGGGATACATGGCTTTTGCTCCGATCGTGCTGAGGCTGGACTGCGGC GCGACGCCATCAGAGGCCAAAG GCTACTGGGAAGTGAACGGGTTTGGTCTACTGGGGATCTACAAGTCAGATCTTGACAAAGTGGGAGGAATGAACACCCGTGAATTCACAGATCGCTGGGGTGGAGAAGACTGGGAACTCCTCGATAG gatCCTTCAGGCAGGTATGGAGGTGGAAAGGATTTACCTAAGGAACTTCTTCCACCATTATCACTCCAAGCGTGGCATGTGGAACCGGCGGTTGCTGCCCAAACGCACGTGA
- the fkbp4 gene encoding peptidyl-prolyl cis-trans isomerase FKBP4 isoform X1 — MTMTADEMKLEGPQCTPIEGEDVTPKQDGGVLKLVKREGTGTELPMTGDQVFVHYEGRFLDGTLFDHSRSRNDWFSFVLGKGQVIKAWDVGVATMKVGELCQLICKPEYAYGSAGSPPKIPPNATLVFEIELFDFKGDDITEDEDGGIIRRTLNKGQGYSKPNEGATVDVTLEGSWEGRVFDKRELKFEVGDGESHGLPVGVEKAIAAMEQEEESFFTIKPKYGFGNAGNATYGIPGGATLQYKIKLNAFEKTKESWEMNSEEKLEQSCIVKEKGTQYFKEGKYKQAALQYKKIISWLEHESGLSEEDEKKAKALRLAAHLNLAMCFLKMNEPNKALENCDQALELDESNEKALFRRGEALFGLNEFDRAKNCFQQVVELYPANRAARSQVSICQKRIREQHLKDKLIYANMFEIFAERDLKKDVERVKTDNQQKREEAMEIDKTEKEVASKTKA, encoded by the exons ATGACAATGACTGCAGACGAGATGAAGCTTGAAGGACCACAGTGCACCCCGATAGAGGGAGAGGACGTGACACCGAAGCAAGACGGAGGGGTTTTGAAG CTGGTGAAGAGGGAAGGCACAGGCACGGAGCTGCCCATGACTGGAGACCAAGTATTCGTGCATTATGAGGGCAGGTTTCTGGACGGAACTCTGTTTGACCACAGCAGGTCGAGAAATGACTGGTTCTCCTTCGTGTTGGGCAAAG GTCAAGTAATAAAGGCATGGGACGTCGGGGTGGCCACGATGAAAGTTGGAGAATTGTGCCAGCTCATCTGTAAGCCAGAGTATGCATATGGATCTGCAGGCAGCCCACCCAAGATTCCCCCAAACGCCACTCTTGTTTTTGAG ATAGAACTGTTTGACTTTAAAGGAGATGACATTACCGAAGATGAGGACGGAGGAATCATCCGTCGAACTCTCAACAAAGGACAAGGGTATTCCAAGCCAAATGAAGGAGCAACAGTTGACG TGACTCTGGAGGGTTCCTGGGAGGGCCGTGTGTTTGATAAGAGAGAACTGAAGTTTGAGGTGGGTGATGGGGAGAGTCACGGCTTGCCAGTTGGAGTAGAAAAAGCCATTGCAGCtatggagcaggaagaggagtccTTTTTCACCATTAAACCCAA GTATGGCTTTGGGAATGCAGGAAATGCCACTTATGGCATTCCTGGAGGAGCAACACTGCAATACAAAATTAAACTAAATGCCTTTGAAAAG ACCAAAGAATCGTGGGAGATGAACTCGGAAGAGAAACTGGAACAAAGCTGCATTGTCAAGGAGAAAGGAACACAGTACTTTAAG GAAGGTAAATACAAGCAGGCGGCGTTGCAGTACAAAAAGATCATTTCATGGCTGGAACATGAATCTGGGTTGTCGGAAGAGGATGAGAAGAAAGCCAAAGCACTGCGACTGGCTGCACATCTCAACCTGGCCATGTGCTTCCTCAAGATGAACGAGCCCAACAAGGCTCTGGAAAACTGTGACCAG GCCCTGGAGTTGGACGAATCCAATGAGAAAGCTCTGTTCCGCAGGGGGGAGGCACTCTTCGGTTTGAACGAATTTGACAGGGCCAAAAATTGCTTCCAGCAAGTGGTTGAGCTGTACCCTGCTAATAGAGCTGCCAGGAGCCAG GTGTCAATTTGTCAGAAACGCATCAGGGAGCAGCACCTGAAGGACAAACTTATTTATGCCAACATGTTTGAAATATTTGCAGAGAGGGACTTAAAG AAGGATGTGGAGAGGGTGAAGACTGACAACCAGCAGAAAAGGGAGGAAGCAATGGAGATTGACAAAACGGAGAAGGAAGTTGCGAGCAAAACCAAGGCTTAG